Proteins found in one Corynebacterium sanguinis genomic segment:
- a CDS encoding 4-(cytidine 5'-diphospho)-2-C-methyl-D-erythritol kinase: MILHFVATAPAKVNLHLGVGEARADGYHDLVTVFQSVDLWETVRLSVDTRAPRVTQGSVVTGMTTSFGVKRPAEDIDTPANLAWRAVDAVVDAYRRIDGAVSLPRVSIEVEKNVFVAGGMAGGSADAAAALLAANAFVGHYGGTTLSRDTIVDLAKSLGADVPFCLMGGTALGAGRGDEVVEMMSRGLYWWVFINPSVPLPTGEAFSRLDDLRHNDASVVPHLNTTTLSRCLLTGEPRLVARALHNDLQPVAVAMRPQLRALLDFAADCGLRAIVSGSGPTVALLCEDEEDALDARDRIEAAFDGYEIVCAAGPTTGAREVLEY; this comes from the coding sequence GTGATCCTCCATTTCGTTGCCACCGCGCCCGCGAAGGTGAACCTCCACCTCGGGGTGGGGGAGGCGCGCGCCGATGGCTATCACGATCTGGTGACGGTGTTCCAATCCGTTGATCTGTGGGAGACGGTGAGGTTGAGCGTCGACACGCGAGCTCCACGGGTGACGCAGGGCTCCGTGGTCACGGGCATGACGACGTCGTTTGGCGTGAAGCGGCCGGCAGAAGACATAGACACGCCGGCCAACCTCGCGTGGCGCGCGGTCGACGCGGTGGTGGACGCCTACCGCCGCATCGACGGCGCGGTGTCGCTGCCACGGGTGAGCATTGAGGTGGAGAAGAACGTCTTCGTCGCTGGCGGCATGGCAGGCGGCTCCGCCGACGCGGCGGCCGCGCTGCTCGCCGCGAACGCGTTCGTGGGGCACTACGGCGGTACCACGCTGAGCCGCGACACCATCGTGGATCTTGCCAAGTCGCTGGGTGCCGACGTGCCGTTTTGCCTGATGGGTGGCACCGCGCTGGGCGCGGGCCGGGGTGACGAGGTGGTGGAGATGATGTCGCGCGGGTTGTACTGGTGGGTGTTTATCAACCCCAGCGTGCCGCTGCCGACGGGGGAGGCGTTTTCGCGTCTCGACGACCTGCGCCACAACGACGCCTCGGTCGTTCCGCACCTCAACACCACCACGCTGTCCCGGTGCCTGCTTACCGGGGAGCCCCGGCTGGTCGCCCGCGCGCTGCACAACGACCTGCAGCCGGTTGCCGTGGCGATGCGCCCGCAGCTTCGGGCGCTGCTTGACTTCGCGGCCGACTGCGGGCTGCGGGCGATCGTCTCCGGCTCCGGGCCGACCGTGGCGCTGCTGTGCGAAGACGAAGAAGATGCGCTGGATGCCCGCGACCGCATCGAAGCCGCCTTCGACGGCTACGAGATAGTGTGCGCGGCTGGCCCGACGACGGGCGCGCGTGAAGTTCTAGAATACTAG
- the rsmA gene encoding 16S rRNA (adenine(1518)-N(6)/adenine(1519)-N(6))-dimethyltransferase RsmA: MVESHLLGPVEVRELASELGVTPTKKLGQNFVHDPNTVRRIVAAAELSADDVVVEVGPGLGSLTLGLIDSVAHVIALEIDPRLAGRLARTVEQRAESFAERLEVVCADALRVRRADISRAPTALVANLPYNVSVPVLLHLLEEFPTIRRVLVMVQKEVADRLAAEPGSKIYGVPSVKAAFYGRVSRAGTIGKNVFWPAPNIESGLVRIDVDPDTDRNLRSSVFPLVDAAFAQRRKTLRSTLAGVYGSPAAAEQALVDAGIDPGLRGEKLSVDDFIRLARAGGAQ, from the coding sequence CTCGGGGTGACCCCGACGAAGAAGCTCGGCCAGAACTTCGTGCACGACCCGAACACGGTTCGCCGCATCGTCGCGGCCGCGGAGCTGAGCGCCGACGACGTCGTCGTCGAGGTCGGCCCCGGGCTGGGCTCGCTTACCCTCGGGCTGATCGATTCCGTCGCCCACGTCATCGCGCTGGAGATCGACCCGCGCCTCGCGGGCCGCCTGGCGCGTACCGTCGAACAGCGCGCTGAAAGCTTCGCCGAGCGCCTCGAGGTCGTTTGCGCGGACGCGCTGCGCGTGCGCCGGGCGGACATCTCGCGCGCTCCGACGGCGCTAGTGGCCAACCTGCCGTACAACGTCTCCGTGCCCGTGCTGCTGCACCTGCTCGAGGAGTTCCCGACGATTCGCCGGGTACTGGTCATGGTGCAAAAAGAAGTCGCGGACCGCCTCGCCGCCGAGCCGGGCTCGAAGATCTACGGCGTGCCCAGCGTCAAGGCCGCCTTCTACGGGCGCGTCAGCCGCGCCGGGACGATCGGCAAAAACGTGTTCTGGCCAGCGCCGAACATCGAGTCCGGGCTGGTGCGTATCGACGTTGACCCGGACACCGATCGCAACTTGCGCTCATCCGTGTTCCCGCTTGTCGACGCCGCGTTCGCCCAGCGACGCAAGACCCTGCGTTCGACGCTGGCGGGCGTGTACGGCTCGCCCGCGGCGGCCGAGCAGGCGCTTGTCGACGCCGGCATCGACCCCGGGTTGCGCGGCGAGAAGCTCTCGGTCGACGACTTCATCCGCCTCGCCCGGGCCGGGGGCGCGCAGTGA